A single genomic interval of Cellvibrio sp. PSBB023 harbors:
- a CDS encoding amidohydrolase produces MTLLTRFSQSGKHLCVGILAACLISCSEPSPPTSIKAADSIYFGGTIITLNDTQPKAEAIAVEDGKIIAVGNYVDIERSHKSAQTQLIDLHGKTLVPGFIDGHSHFSEVGTQTVLANLLPPPDGSAKNIADLQKTMRDFIATSPIVKKHGVAIGMNYDDSQLAEHRHPTRHDLDAISTELPIMVTHQSGHFGALNSKALEQVGITAASVAPDGGVIRREADGKTPNGVLEENAFFSVVYKIFPAFTPDEIAAQLQASEKIYLANGFTTIQDGKTTKDNLKLLMAMSEAGTLKADVVSYPDIVTFGDDPLLQSPLMSRHYKNHLRMGGVKLTLDGSPQGKTGWFTVPYFKVPEGQPETYAGYPAFSDEKLNEWILLAYKNNWQVLGHCSGDAAVEQFINAVRNAQKIYPGTNHRPVIIHGHFIRADQVPAIKELGIFVSAFPLHTFNWGDWHRESVVGPERAENISPTGWFLTQDVPFSIHSDAPVIFPDSMQLIGTAVNRTTRSGYVLGAEHRLEPLAALKAMTLSAAYQHFEEATKGSIEVGKLADFVVLAENPLTKTRANLKQIRVLETIKEGKSVYRSTEYEK; encoded by the coding sequence ATGACTTTACTCACAAGATTTAGCCAATCAGGAAAACATTTATGCGTTGGCATATTAGCAGCTTGCCTAATAAGCTGCTCCGAGCCATCTCCCCCCACCTCAATAAAAGCGGCAGATAGCATCTATTTCGGCGGCACCATTATTACCCTCAACGACACCCAACCTAAGGCCGAAGCCATTGCAGTTGAAGACGGAAAAATTATTGCCGTTGGCAACTATGTCGATATAGAAAGATCACACAAAAGCGCGCAGACACAGTTGATTGATTTACACGGAAAAACGCTGGTACCAGGGTTTATTGACGGTCACTCGCATTTTAGTGAAGTGGGCACACAAACCGTATTGGCTAACCTGCTCCCGCCACCGGATGGATCGGCAAAAAACATCGCCGATTTGCAAAAAACCATGCGCGATTTTATTGCGACATCACCTATTGTAAAAAAGCACGGCGTTGCTATCGGCATGAACTATGACGATTCACAACTTGCCGAACACCGCCACCCCACACGCCACGATTTAGATGCAATTTCTACCGAATTACCCATTATGGTCACACACCAATCCGGGCATTTTGGTGCGCTCAATAGTAAAGCGCTGGAACAAGTCGGCATTACTGCCGCCAGTGTTGCACCTGATGGCGGGGTCATCCGGCGCGAAGCGGATGGCAAAACGCCCAATGGGGTACTCGAAGAAAATGCATTTTTTAGCGTGGTTTATAAAATATTTCCAGCATTCACTCCTGATGAAATTGCCGCGCAGCTTCAGGCCTCTGAAAAGATTTATCTAGCAAATGGCTTCACTACCATTCAGGATGGAAAAACCACCAAAGATAATTTAAAACTATTAATGGCTATGTCAGAAGCAGGGACACTCAAGGCAGATGTAGTTTCCTATCCCGATATTGTGACCTTTGGTGATGATCCCCTACTACAAAGCCCACTAATGTCACGCCACTATAAAAATCATTTACGCATGGGCGGCGTAAAATTAACATTGGATGGTTCACCACAAGGTAAAACCGGTTGGTTTACCGTACCTTATTTTAAAGTGCCGGAAGGTCAGCCTGAAACCTATGCGGGCTACCCGGCCTTTAGCGATGAAAAATTAAACGAATGGATACTGCTGGCTTATAAAAACAATTGGCAAGTCCTTGGACATTGCAGTGGTGATGCAGCGGTTGAACAATTTATCAATGCAGTGCGTAACGCGCAAAAAATCTATCCCGGCACCAATCATCGTCCGGTTATTATTCATGGCCATTTTATTCGCGCCGATCAAGTCCCTGCGATTAAAGAGCTCGGCATTTTCGTTTCGGCCTTTCCGTTACATACATTTAATTGGGGTGACTGGCACCGCGAGTCCGTTGTGGGGCCAGAGCGGGCTGAGAACATTTCACCGACAGGATGGTTTTTGACACAGGATGTTCCATTCAGCATCCATTCCGATGCCCCGGTCATTTTCCCCGACTCCATGCAATTAATTGGAACAGCGGTAAATCGCACTACACGCAGTGGTTATGTATTGGGCGCTGAACATCGCCTTGAACCATTGGCAGCGCTTAAAGCCATGACATTATCTGCTGCCTATCAGCATTTTGAAGAAGCCACCAAGGGTTCCATTGAAGTTGGAAAACTGGCTGATTTTGTTGTACTCGCCGAAAACCCGCTAACCAAAACCCGTGCAAACTTAAAGCAAATAAGGGTTCTGGAAACGATCAAAGAAGGAAAAAGTGTTTATCGCTCAACAGAGTATGAAAAATAA
- a CDS encoding MotA/TolQ/ExbB proton channel family protein, which yields MDSPYGIASIWAQGDALIKGVAIMLLIMSIASWWVIVVRAWGLWRLRHPAQGLNDFWHAQSFAEGLRTLGEDRTTPFRHLAEEGQAALDHHSNHKDDLHGHLPLAEWLTACLRGSIDESAERLQRGLAILASVGSTAPFIGLFGTVWGIYHALVGIGVSGQASIDKVAGPVGEALIMTAFGLAVAIPAVLGYNALTRANKGVLNKLNRFAHQLHAYFITGSPMQNKGTITKLSPRNTSPRKEG from the coding sequence ATGGATTCACCATACGGCATAGCTTCTATCTGGGCACAAGGCGACGCGCTGATCAAAGGCGTGGCGATCATGCTGCTCATCATGTCCATCGCAAGCTGGTGGGTAATTGTGGTGCGCGCCTGGGGTTTATGGCGCCTGCGTCACCCGGCACAGGGCTTGAACGATTTCTGGCACGCCCAGAGTTTTGCTGAAGGCTTGCGCACTTTGGGTGAAGACCGCACTACCCCATTTCGCCATTTGGCAGAAGAAGGTCAAGCAGCACTGGATCACCACAGCAATCACAAGGACGACCTGCATGGTCACCTACCTTTGGCTGAATGGCTTACTGCTTGCCTGCGCGGTTCAATCGATGAAAGTGCCGAGCGCCTGCAACGCGGCTTGGCGATTCTCGCATCGGTGGGTTCTACAGCGCCATTTATCGGCCTGTTTGGTACTGTTTGGGGGATTTACCACGCACTGGTAGGTATTGGCGTGTCAGGCCAGGCCAGTATTGATAAGGTGGCAGGCCCTGTAGGCGAGGCGTTGATCATGACCGCCTTTGGCTTGGCAGTCGCGATTCCGGCAGTATTAGGTTACAACGCACTGACTCGCGCCAACAAAGGCGTGCTCAATAAACTCAACCGTTTTGCCCATCAGTTACATGCCTATTTCATCACCGGCAGCCCGATGCAAAACAAAGGCACTATCACCAAACTGAGTCCGCGCAATACCAGTCCGCGCAAAGAGGGTTAA
- a CDS encoding hemolysin family protein → MEIFVLLGLIVLNGIFAMSEIAIVTAKKSRLSALAAKGNRSAAAALKLAEDPTQFLSTVQIGITSIGIMNGIFGESAFAEPFALWLQTLGLPTNISDNVATVLVVVVVTYLSIVVGELVPKRIGQISAERIACTMARPMQLLAIITKPFVALLSMSTLYLMRILGFNQMQGHQVTEEDIHAILEEGSSSGILEAQEHTMVKNVLRLEARSIVSLMVPRADVIYLDTTLSLEENYQRVMQSPHSRFPVCTKQNDNLIGIINAKELLAEAIRGNQVDLATMAQPCEVVPESLTAMELLEFFRSSHSQMVFVVDEYGDLKGIVTLQDLLEALTGEFISEDDEDAFIIRRDDGSFLLDGMLPVLDIKDCLGLAELPEEGNYQTLNGLMMLLIGRMPVTGDKAQIPGWQLEIVDMDGRRIDKVLAAKIDEESNN, encoded by the coding sequence ATGGAAATATTTGTATTGCTGGGTTTAATTGTGCTCAACGGCATCTTTGCGATGTCGGAGATTGCTATTGTCACTGCAAAGAAATCCCGCCTCAGTGCGCTGGCGGCCAAAGGCAATCGCTCCGCTGCTGCCGCGTTGAAACTGGCAGAGGACCCTACCCAATTTTTGTCCACCGTGCAAATTGGTATTACCTCCATTGGCATTATGAACGGTATTTTTGGCGAGTCCGCATTTGCCGAGCCGTTTGCACTCTGGTTGCAAACCCTGGGGTTGCCAACCAATATCAGCGATAACGTCGCAACAGTTCTGGTGGTGGTAGTGGTGACTTATTTATCCATTGTGGTGGGTGAATTGGTGCCCAAGCGTATCGGCCAGATCAGTGCTGAGCGCATCGCCTGTACCATGGCAAGGCCAATGCAACTGCTGGCGATTATCACCAAGCCCTTTGTGGCGCTCTTGTCCATGTCGACTCTCTACCTGATGCGTATCCTTGGATTTAACCAGATGCAGGGACATCAGGTTACCGAAGAGGATATTCACGCGATTTTGGAAGAGGGTTCAAGTTCCGGCATTCTGGAAGCCCAGGAACACACCATGGTGAAAAATGTATTGCGACTGGAAGCGCGCAGTATTGTCTCCCTCATGGTGCCGCGCGCCGATGTGATCTATTTGGATACCACGCTCTCGCTGGAAGAAAACTACCAGCGGGTAATGCAATCGCCCCACTCGCGTTTTCCGGTCTGTACCAAGCAAAACGACAACCTGATTGGCATCATCAATGCCAAAGAATTGCTGGCAGAAGCCATTCGCGGCAATCAGGTGGATTTGGCGACTATGGCGCAACCTTGCGAGGTTGTTCCCGAATCGCTCACGGCGATGGAGCTGCTGGAGTTCTTCCGTTCCTCACACAGCCAAATGGTGTTTGTGGTGGATGAGTATGGCGATCTGAAAGGCATAGTGACCCTGCAGGATTTGCTTGAAGCACTCACCGGTGAGTTCATCAGTGAAGACGATGAAGATGCGTTCATTATTCGCCGCGATGATGGTTCTTTCCTGCTCGATGGTATGTTGCCGGTATTGGATATCAAGGATTGCCTTGGACTTGCCGAATTGCCGGAAGAGGGCAACTATCAAACTCTCAATGGGTTAATGATGCTGTTGATCGGGCGTATGCCGGTCACTGGCGACAAGGCACAGATCCCCGGTTGGCAGTTGGAGATTGTGGATATGGATGGTCGCCGTATCGATAAGGTGCTCGCCGCTAAAATCGACGAAGAGAGCAATAATTAA
- a CDS encoding DUF4136 domain-containing protein — MMTLSTGLIKVTRFTMLLALLSAILSSCSSIKYREMQAASPELKGLKTYHWERPALDAASGANAQQFDATFRAEIDKGMAIKGYVYSADNAQLLLDYRIAVVTRPGIEEPNYGPHWIRDDTGNFRFTGWEDPQGASNLLEHGIITISMRATRTEHLLWEGGASKLLTSGVEQTNPVSAAKTAASVLLHRIPAPR; from the coding sequence ATGATGACTCTATCCACTGGTTTAATAAAAGTTACCCGCTTCACCATGCTGTTAGCACTACTCTCTGCCATTCTCAGCAGTTGCTCTTCCATCAAATACCGCGAAATGCAAGCTGCATCTCCTGAGCTTAAAGGGCTAAAAACCTACCATTGGGAACGACCTGCACTCGATGCAGCCAGTGGTGCCAATGCACAGCAGTTTGATGCAACCTTCCGCGCGGAAATCGATAAAGGAATGGCCATCAAAGGTTATGTGTATTCAGCAGATAATGCGCAATTATTATTGGATTATCGTATTGCGGTGGTCACTCGCCCTGGAATAGAGGAGCCCAACTACGGCCCACATTGGATACGCGATGACACAGGCAATTTCCGCTTTACCGGCTGGGAAGATCCGCAGGGTGCCAGCAACTTGCTTGAACATGGCATTATCACAATCAGTATGCGCGCAACACGCACCGAACACTTATTATGGGAAGGTGGTGCCAGTAAACTGCTGACCTCTGGTGTCGAACAAACCAACCCCGTCAGCGCAGCAAAAACAGCAGCCAGTGTATTACTGCATCGAATTCCAGCACCGCGCTAA
- a CDS encoding alpha-amylase family glycosyl hydrolase encodes MKRLLSLFIAASLFAGCSDSGTSSPQHQTLASAATSSTAYQSLAINEDANAWWHNAIIYEIWPRSFYDADGDGSGDFNGMTSKLDYLKDLGVNGIWLTPVFEAPSYHGYDFQDFYKVESDYGTMEEFENFIAEAHKRDIKVILDLVLNHISDKHDWFIKSANKEAGYEDYFIWRDERPASGWGQPWSSESNPAAVWHWNETRNAYYYGAFGSSQPDLNLTKQVVIDELNKLATFWLEKGVDGFRLDAVRYAVEEGGYPLQADTQGTIDYWTLFTQHVKSIKPDAMLVAEAWADLNTIGKYRDNGKGLDSAFDFDFGTMVIDILNPAVKQSADFGTLGNNKLQQNRENLWANLHARKAAAPMNYFAPFLTNHDQNRIMLSLNNDMNKAKIAASLLMTTPGTLYMYYGEEIGMSQYKTGDDQYRRAIMQWADEPSAGFNSTANFWLDQGKWFPWVQNHEGWFAHYWQGLQGKGLSVAAQSADENSLLNHYKRLIAVRNANPTLKQPDEIRYYPVENQDVWLVEALGKTGSVWVVINLSSTAAAEVELPKSLQGARTEKLSGQERDLGKRIILKPAEALIF; translated from the coding sequence ATGAAACGCCTGCTTTCCCTGTTTATCGCCGCCAGCTTATTTGCTGGCTGTTCCGACTCCGGCACTTCTTCCCCGCAACACCAAACGCTCGCCAGTGCCGCTACCAGCAGTACGGCCTATCAATCCCTCGCGATCAATGAAGATGCCAACGCCTGGTGGCACAACGCCATTATTTACGAGATCTGGCCGCGCTCTTTTTACGATGCTGACGGTGATGGCAGTGGCGATTTTAACGGCATGACCAGCAAGCTGGATTACCTAAAAGATCTGGGGGTGAATGGTATTTGGCTCACGCCGGTATTTGAAGCGCCGTCTTATCACGGTTATGACTTCCAGGATTTTTACAAGGTTGAATCCGATTACGGCACCATGGAAGAATTTGAAAATTTTATCGCCGAAGCGCACAAACGCGATATCAAAGTCATTCTGGATTTAGTGCTCAACCACATTTCCGACAAACACGACTGGTTTATTAAATCCGCAAACAAAGAAGCAGGTTACGAAGATTATTTCATCTGGCGCGATGAGCGACCCGCGAGCGGTTGGGGTCAACCTTGGTCCAGCGAATCCAATCCGGCAGCCGTATGGCACTGGAACGAAACCCGCAACGCCTATTATTACGGTGCATTCGGTAGTAGCCAGCCGGATTTAAATCTCACCAAGCAAGTAGTGATCGATGAATTAAATAAACTTGCCACCTTCTGGTTGGAAAAAGGTGTGGACGGTTTCCGTTTGGATGCGGTGCGCTACGCGGTGGAAGAGGGCGGTTATCCATTACAAGCCGATACCCAAGGCACAATCGATTACTGGACACTGTTTACCCAACATGTGAAATCCATAAAACCCGATGCCATGTTAGTTGCCGAAGCCTGGGCTGATTTAAACACTATCGGCAAATACCGCGATAATGGCAAAGGTTTGGATTCCGCGTTTGATTTTGATTTTGGCACTATGGTGATTGATATACTCAATCCTGCCGTTAAACAAAGCGCCGATTTCGGTACGCTCGGCAATAATAAGTTGCAACAAAATCGCGAAAACCTGTGGGCCAATTTGCACGCGCGCAAAGCCGCGGCGCCGATGAATTATTTCGCCCCCTTCCTCACCAATCACGATCAAAACCGTATCATGTTGTCGCTCAATAATGACATGAATAAAGCGAAAATCGCCGCCAGTTTATTGATGACTACGCCCGGTACTTTGTATATGTATTACGGTGAAGAAATTGGTATGTCGCAATATAAAACCGGCGACGACCAATATCGTCGCGCCATTATGCAATGGGCAGACGAACCCTCCGCTGGTTTTAATAGCACGGCCAACTTCTGGTTGGATCAAGGAAAATGGTTCCCGTGGGTGCAAAACCACGAAGGCTGGTTTGCGCATTACTGGCAAGGGCTGCAAGGTAAAGGCTTGTCCGTCGCCGCGCAAAGTGCCGATGAAAATTCCCTGCTTAATCACTACAAGCGATTGATCGCCGTGCGCAACGCCAATCCAACGCTTAAACAACCGGATGAAATCCGTTACTACCCGGTAGAAAATCAGGATGTCTGGTTAGTGGAAGCGCTCGGCAAAACCGGCAGTGTGTGGGTGGTCATCAACCTGAGTTCTACCGCTGCTGCCGAGGTGGAATTGCCAAAATCGCTACAAGGAGCGCGCACTGAAAAACTCAGTGGGCAAGAAAGAGACTTGGGCAAACGCATTATCCTGAAACCAGCAGAGGCATTGATTTTTTAA
- a CDS encoding energy transducer TonB: MSSKHSSLISLLLVTGVHVGVLAAVVMSTSDPVPVDIIQPTIQGVIVMAEPEAAPPPPEPPPPPPPEKKPEPKPKPKPKPVPKAPPSERAVKAPEPEPAPPPPPVEKPSEPKPAAPAPVLPPRADAGQISNPAPAYPSLSRRLREEGLVVLEILILTDGSVGEIKLKASSGFKRLDDAAINAVKRWRYQPATQGGKAIDFWYEQPLEFNLH; encoded by the coding sequence ATGTCATCCAAACATAGCTCACTGATTTCCTTACTGCTCGTTACTGGTGTGCATGTGGGTGTATTAGCTGCCGTTGTCATGTCAACGTCCGACCCTGTGCCAGTTGACATCATTCAACCGACTATTCAGGGCGTTATCGTGATGGCCGAACCAGAAGCAGCGCCACCGCCGCCTGAACCGCCACCTCCTCCGCCCCCGGAAAAAAAGCCCGAACCTAAGCCCAAGCCAAAACCGAAGCCGGTGCCCAAAGCACCACCATCAGAGCGCGCGGTAAAGGCACCGGAACCGGAGCCCGCTCCGCCGCCACCGCCAGTGGAAAAACCGTCCGAACCAAAACCGGCGGCGCCCGCGCCGGTTTTGCCGCCGCGTGCAGATGCTGGCCAGATCAGCAATCCGGCTCCTGCCTACCCGAGTTTGTCGCGCCGCTTGCGTGAAGAGGGTTTGGTTGTACTGGAGATTTTGATTCTCACGGACGGCAGCGTCGGCGAGATAAAACTAAAAGCATCCAGCGGTTTTAAACGCCTGGATGACGCGGCGATTAATGCGGTAAAACGCTGGCGCTACCAGCCGGCAACCCAAGGTGGCAAAGCCATCGATTTTTGGTACGAACAACCACTCGAATTTAATTTGCATTAA
- a CDS encoding PEP-CTERM/exosortase system-associated acyltransferase, which translates to MKTTALPSQPLEQQATSTPINATHPVTGNVAREDATAIAKHFSQYLKPQIALSEELKREVYKLRHKVYCEELHFEDEKPQHMEQDEFDPRSVHCAIRHLNSNQLAGTVRVITTKHSTELLPLQQYCAHAITHESLAPTNFLPHQICELSRLAVPALFRKRITDKQDGAAIGVINEESFSAHEMRAFPYIAVSLYLSAMALCHKTRRVHIYLMMEPRLARSLKFVGIHCTQLGPVIEYHGQRAAYYVDVREARRTLNPGYRKLLTFIEAELFDHTQITV; encoded by the coding sequence ATGAAGACAACAGCATTGCCCAGCCAGCCGTTAGAGCAGCAAGCTACCTCAACCCCAATCAACGCAACGCATCCTGTCACTGGCAATGTGGCTCGTGAAGATGCGACTGCTATTGCCAAACATTTTTCACAATACCTGAAACCGCAGATTGCATTGAGCGAAGAACTCAAACGTGAAGTGTACAAATTGCGCCATAAAGTCTATTGCGAAGAGCTGCATTTTGAGGATGAAAAGCCCCAGCACATGGAGCAGGACGAATTTGACCCACGCTCGGTACACTGTGCTATTCGCCACCTCAACAGCAACCAGCTCGCCGGTACGGTGCGGGTCATCACCACCAAACACAGCACTGAATTATTACCCTTGCAACAATACTGCGCCCATGCGATTACGCATGAGAGCCTTGCACCGACTAATTTCCTGCCGCATCAGATCTGTGAGCTATCGCGCCTCGCGGTGCCCGCGTTGTTTCGCAAACGCATCACCGACAAACAAGATGGTGCGGCGATTGGGGTTATTAATGAAGAGTCATTTTCAGCCCACGAAATGCGCGCGTTTCCTTATATCGCGGTCAGCCTGTATTTATCTGCCATGGCGCTCTGCCACAAAACCCGCCGCGTCCACATTTATTTAATGATGGAACCACGCCTGGCGCGCAGCCTGAAATTTGTAGGAATCCACTGCACACAACTGGGGCCGGTAATTGAATACCACGGACAGCGTGCGGCCTATTATGTAGATGTACGTGAAGCACGTCGGACCTTAAACCCCGGCTATCGCAAATTACTCACATTTATTGAAGCAGAACTGTTTGATCATACTCAGATCACTGTCTGA
- the ggt gene encoding gamma-glutamyltransferase, whose translation MKNGWLVVFVLSGFLCASVTAVTDTGQMPSLVKPASDYASVSADSKVAVATVSPYATQIAMDVVARGGNALDAAIAATFALGVVDGHNSGIGGGCFILVRLADGRVLAIDGREMAPAAATRDMFLVNGKADPELSRTGALAVGIPGSVLALDKLRQLGAVLRWRDLILPSAELADKGFVVSRSLAERLAATAPDLAKFPASAAIYLDDKQQPWDAGNTLKQADLAATYRAIAKQGAAYFYQGDFARKTERWMQLNGGLITRKDFSNYQIKMRKPVVSEFAGFTLYGFPPPSSGGTHVAQILNILEQFDLTKMTTSERYHLIAEAMKFAFADRAHWLGDADFTRIPAGLTDKNYARSIAQKISLEKTTADIRYGNPEADIQHLMNKHTTHIAAADLQGNWVAITSTVNTSFGSKVVIPGTGVVLNNQMDDFSAQVGAANAFGLVGSDANAIAARKRPLSSMSPTLVFKGNQPVMTLGAAGGPTIISQVVQTLLYSLHDGMPVAEAMAQPRIHQQWNPNMLFVEAAMPADIQQALKQKGHDLKVWPSMGASQAIEWRDGKLIPVAEPRVIKQNSEK comes from the coding sequence ATGAAAAATGGGTGGCTTGTTGTTTTTGTTTTGAGTGGTTTCCTGTGTGCCTCCGTTACTGCAGTAACGGATACTGGGCAAATGCCTTCTTTGGTTAAACCGGCAAGCGATTACGCCAGCGTCAGTGCCGATAGCAAGGTAGCGGTAGCGACGGTGAGTCCTTATGCCACGCAGATTGCAATGGATGTGGTAGCGCGTGGCGGTAATGCATTGGATGCGGCAATTGCAGCTACCTTTGCGTTGGGGGTGGTGGACGGCCATAACTCGGGTATTGGTGGGGGCTGTTTTATTCTGGTGCGCTTGGCTGATGGCAGAGTGCTGGCGATTGATGGCCGTGAAATGGCGCCGGCGGCGGCAACGCGTGATATGTTTTTGGTGAATGGCAAAGCTGATCCTGAGCTGAGCCGTACCGGTGCGCTGGCGGTAGGTATTCCCGGTTCGGTATTGGCATTGGATAAGTTGCGACAGCTGGGCGCGGTATTGCGTTGGCGCGATTTAATTTTGCCCTCCGCCGAGTTGGCGGATAAAGGTTTTGTGGTATCCCGTAGCCTTGCGGAGCGATTGGCAGCCACTGCGCCTGATTTAGCGAAATTCCCTGCCAGCGCCGCGATTTACCTCGACGACAAGCAACAGCCTTGGGATGCAGGCAATACGTTGAAGCAAGCGGATTTAGCGGCGACTTATCGCGCAATTGCCAAGCAGGGTGCCGCGTATTTTTATCAGGGCGATTTTGCGCGCAAAACCGAGCGTTGGATGCAGCTCAATGGTGGCTTGATTACGCGTAAGGATTTTTCCAATTATCAAATAAAAATGCGTAAACCGGTTGTGTCCGAATTTGCGGGGTTCACGCTTTACGGTTTTCCTCCGCCCAGCTCCGGTGGTACTCATGTAGCGCAAATCCTGAATATCCTCGAACAATTTGATTTGACAAAAATGACTACCAGCGAGCGCTATCACCTGATTGCAGAGGCGATGAAATTTGCGTTTGCTGATCGCGCCCACTGGTTGGGCGATGCGGATTTTACGCGTATACCTGCCGGACTGACGGATAAAAATTACGCGCGCAGTATTGCCCAAAAAATCAGCCTGGAAAAAACTACAGCGGATATTCGTTATGGTAATCCGGAAGCAGATATCCAACATCTGATGAATAAACACACCACTCATATTGCTGCGGCTGATTTGCAGGGAAATTGGGTTGCCATTACCTCCACCGTCAATACCAGTTTTGGCAGTAAGGTGGTTATTCCAGGTACGGGAGTGGTACTCAATAACCAAATGGATGATTTTTCTGCACAGGTGGGTGCTGCCAATGCATTTGGTCTGGTTGGTTCAGATGCAAATGCAATTGCGGCGCGCAAGCGACCGCTATCAAGTATGAGTCCGACACTGGTATTTAAAGGTAATCAACCGGTGATGACGCTCGGTGCTGCCGGTGGCCCCACGATTATTTCACAAGTGGTGCAAACCCTGTTGTATAGCCTACATGATGGTATGCCCGTTGCTGAAGCAATGGCGCAGCCGCGTATTCATCAGCAGTGGAATCCCAATATGCTATTTGTGGAAGCGGCTATGCCAGCCGACATCCAACAGGCGTTAAAACAAAAGGGACATGACCTTAAGGTCTGGCCCAGTATGGGTGCGTCACAAGCTATTGAGTGGCGTGATGGCAAGTTGATTCCTGTCGCAGAGCCGCGTGTCATCAAACAAAATAGTGAAAAGTAA
- a CDS encoding M15 family metallopeptidase yields MRIDEMITAIQTELGIGVDGKAGPETWGAIYRKICKPANTKIIATAVTDLVDSRSEKIISTLLPEVQSYARALVHKAAANAITIKVISGLRTYDEQNALYAQGRTAPGNKVTNARGGYSNHNFGIAFDIGVFEGSKYLGDSPKYKAVGILGTEIGLEWGGNWKTIVDQPHYQLRPAWATNLTERDMLSELRSRRESGKAVYA; encoded by the coding sequence ATGCGTATTGATGAAATGATTACAGCGATACAGACCGAATTGGGTATAGGGGTAGATGGTAAGGCTGGTCCTGAAACCTGGGGGGCCATTTACAGAAAGATTTGCAAACCTGCTAACACTAAAATAATTGCAACAGCGGTAACCGATTTGGTTGATTCGCGTAGCGAAAAGATTATTTCAACTCTGTTGCCTGAGGTTCAATCTTATGCGCGGGCGTTGGTACACAAAGCGGCGGCGAATGCTATTACCATTAAGGTAATCAGTGGCTTGCGTACCTATGACGAGCAAAATGCACTTTATGCCCAAGGGCGTACTGCTCCTGGCAACAAGGTAACCAATGCACGTGGCGGTTACTCTAATCACAATTTTGGTATCGCATTTGATATAGGTGTTTTTGAAGGTAGCAAATATTTAGGGGATTCACCCAAATATAAGGCCGTGGGAATATTGGGTACAGAGATAGGGCTAGAGTGGGGTGGGAACTGGAAGACAATTGTCGACCAGCCACACTACCAACTACGTCCTGCATGGGCGACGAATCTGACTGAGCGGGATATGCTATCTGAACTTCGCAGTCGGCGAGAGTCGGGAAAAGCGGTTTATGCTTAA